In Leptolyngbya sp. SIO1E4, one DNA window encodes the following:
- a CDS encoding choice-of-anchor I family protein, translating into MNIRTLTTLMVPSALLLGAIAAPAEAFSLTPLSTYETGKFDEGAAEIATFAPGSNRLFVTNAEANTIDVLDLSDPKAISKLFEIDLSPYGAGINSVAYNSDGNSSYIAAAVESDPAQAPGSVVFFDVEGIFQNALEVGPLPDMVTFTPDGSKLLVANEGEPNDDYTVDPEGSVSIVDVSGGILGLTDADVKFATFNAFDSQKDDLIDDGVRIFGPGASVSQDLEPEYIAVSEDSKTAYVSLQENNAIAIVNLETHEVEEIVPLGFKDHSLPGNGLDASNRDDAINIENYPVLGMYQPDAIATYTVEGKTYIVTANEGDSRDYDGFSEEDRVSDLDLDPDAFPNADELQEDENLGRLNITNTLGDTDGDGDFDKLYAYGARSFSIWDENGNLVWDSGDQFEQILAEVLPDNFNANNDENQSFDSRSDDKGPEPEGVAVGMVGDRIYAFVGLERVGGIMVYDVTNPDSPTFVTYTNNRNFDVEFDVDEEGDPDPTPEQLSAALDLGPEGLLFISAEDSPNGESLLVVTNEVSGTTTVYSVEDEDRVSVPEPASVLGLLVAGSLGLLSRKRRPTVG; encoded by the coding sequence ATGAATATCCGTACACTAACCACCCTGATGGTGCCTTCAGCGTTACTGTTAGGCGCGATCGCAGCCCCAGCAGAGGCCTTTAGCCTGACGCCCCTGAGCACCTATGAAACCGGTAAGTTTGATGAAGGGGCCGCTGAAATTGCCACCTTTGCCCCAGGCAGCAATCGCCTCTTTGTCACCAATGCTGAGGCCAACACCATCGATGTGCTGGATCTCAGCGACCCCAAAGCCATCAGCAAGCTGTTTGAAATTGATTTATCTCCCTATGGGGCGGGCATCAACAGCGTTGCTTACAACAGCGATGGGAACAGCAGCTACATTGCCGCTGCGGTGGAGTCTGACCCCGCACAGGCCCCCGGTAGCGTCGTGTTCTTTGATGTAGAGGGCATCTTCCAAAACGCCCTGGAAGTTGGGCCTTTACCCGACATGGTGACCTTTACCCCCGATGGCAGTAAGCTGCTGGTGGCCAACGAAGGTGAACCCAACGACGACTACACCGTTGACCCAGAAGGCTCTGTCAGTATTGTTGACGTGTCTGGGGGCATTCTCGGCCTCACGGATGCTGATGTTAAGTTTGCCACCTTCAACGCATTTGATAGCCAAAAGGATGACCTGATTGACGACGGCGTCCGCATCTTTGGCCCCGGTGCCAGCGTCTCCCAAGACCTGGAGCCAGAATATATTGCCGTTTCAGAAGATAGCAAAACGGCTTACGTTAGCCTGCAAGAGAACAACGCGATCGCCATCGTCAATTTAGAAACCCACGAAGTTGAAGAGATTGTGCCCTTGGGCTTCAAGGATCACAGCCTTCCAGGCAATGGTTTGGATGCCAGCAACCGGGATGATGCCATCAACATCGAAAATTACCCGGTACTTGGCATGTATCAGCCTGATGCGATCGCGACCTACACCGTTGAGGGTAAAACCTACATCGTCACTGCCAACGAAGGGGACAGCCGAGATTATGACGGCTTCTCGGAAGAAGATCGGGTCAGTGATTTGGATCTCGACCCCGATGCCTTTCCCAATGCAGATGAGCTTCAAGAAGATGAGAACCTGGGTCGCCTGAACATCACAAATACCCTAGGGGATACCGATGGCGACGGCGACTTCGACAAACTCTACGCGTACGGGGCTCGCTCCTTTTCTATCTGGGATGAGAACGGCAACCTGGTATGGGATAGCGGCGACCAGTTTGAGCAAATTCTCGCCGAAGTACTGCCTGACAACTTTAACGCCAACAATGACGAAAACCAGTCCTTTGACAGCCGCAGCGATGACAAAGGCCCCGAGCCGGAAGGCGTCGCCGTTGGCATGGTGGGCGATCGCATCTACGCTTTTGTTGGCCTAGAGCGCGTTGGCGGCATCATGGTGTACGACGTCACCAACCCTGACAGTCCCACGTTCGTTACTTACACCAACAATCGCAACTTTGACGTTGAGTTCGACGTTGATGAGGAGGGTGACCCTGACCCCACCCCTGAGCAACTATCTGCAGCACTCGATCTCGGCCCCGAAGGTCTGCTGTTTATCTCGGCTGAAGATAGCCCCAATGGGGAAAGTCTGCTGGTTGTAACGAATGAAGTGAGCGGCACCACCACCGTCTATTCGGTCGAGGATGAGGATAGGGTATCGGTGCCCGAACCCGCTTCGGTTCTAGGGCTGCTGGTTGCAGGCTCTCTAGGCTTGCTGAGCCGGAAGCGCCGTCCGACCGTGGGCTAA
- a CDS encoding class I SAM-dependent methyltransferase, producing the protein MKLQPGSPALCQLICDRMARSPQQRIPFAEFMELALYHPQHGYYAASSAQLGHTGDFVTSSHLDNDFGELLAAQLAEMWHQLNYPHPFQLVEMGPGQGHLAETILSYLQRQHPDCLAATHYILIETSPALKTEQQTRLQPWQAQGVSLNWCALTDLPQDSVTGCFFSNELVDAFPVHRVMLTDTGLQEQYVTPSTQGQPLFEAVVGPLSTPALADYFDPLGIRWDSPPYPVGFTTEVNLAALTWMKDVAQKLHQGYVLTIDYGYTAERYYSPTRSQGTLQCYYRQAYHNDPFVNVGQQDITAHVDFTALARQGQHSGLETLGSTPQGLFLMALGLGDRLNELSQLQGTDGATITYAIRRREALHQLINPMGLGNFTVLLQGKGLTAATQKHLRGLATPDTGI; encoded by the coding sequence ATGAAACTTCAGCCAGGCTCACCCGCCCTGTGCCAGCTCATTTGTGACCGCATGGCGCGATCGCCTCAGCAGCGCATCCCGTTTGCTGAATTTATGGAGCTGGCCCTTTATCACCCCCAACACGGCTACTATGCCGCCAGTTCAGCGCAGCTAGGCCATACCGGAGACTTTGTCACTTCGTCTCACCTGGATAACGACTTTGGTGAACTGCTAGCCGCACAGCTGGCAGAAATGTGGCATCAGCTAAACTACCCTCATCCCTTTCAACTGGTGGAAATGGGGCCAGGGCAAGGGCATCTGGCAGAAACTATCCTGTCTTATTTACAGAGGCAGCATCCCGACTGCCTGGCAGCTACCCACTACATCCTGATTGAGACCTCTCCGGCCTTAAAAACGGAGCAGCAAACCCGTCTTCAACCCTGGCAAGCACAAGGGGTTTCCCTAAACTGGTGTGCGCTTACAGATCTGCCTCAAGACTCGGTTACAGGGTGTTTTTTTTCCAATGAATTGGTAGATGCCTTCCCGGTGCATCGAGTCATGCTGACAGACACGGGGTTGCAAGAGCAGTACGTTACCCCATCAACCCAGGGGCAACCCCTGTTTGAAGCCGTTGTTGGCCCTCTATCAACCCCGGCTTTAGCAGACTATTTTGACCCCCTTGGGATTCGCTGGGACAGCCCGCCATACCCCGTCGGGTTTACCACAGAGGTTAACCTAGCTGCCCTAACCTGGATGAAGGATGTGGCGCAAAAGCTGCATCAGGGTTACGTGTTGACCATTGATTACGGCTATACGGCTGAGCGGTATTACAGCCCTACGCGATCGCAGGGCACCCTACAGTGCTATTACCGCCAGGCTTACCATAACGATCCTTTTGTGAATGTGGGCCAGCAAGACATCACGGCCCATGTGGACTTTACTGCCCTAGCGCGACAGGGACAACACAGCGGGCTAGAGACCTTAGGAAGTACCCCGCAAGGGTTGTTTCTCATGGCCTTGGGGTTAGGCGATCGCCTGAATGAACTCTCACAATTGCAAGGCACCGATGGTGCCACGATTACCTATGCCATCCGGCGGCGAGAGGCTCTCCATCAGCTCATTAACCCCATGGGCTTAGGCAACTTCACCGTTCTCTTGCAGGGAAAAGGGCTGACAGCCGCCACACAAAAACATCTCAGAGGGCTGGCCACGCCAGATACAGGCATTTAG